Sequence from the Asterias amurensis chromosome 14, ASM3211899v1 genome:
CAGACTTCGCAAACAAGCACAGATTGGTGCTCAACGATGCTCCCAACCGGATGTTCAAACTGGGCAAATGATCAATACAGATGCAGAAACTGGGACATCATCGACGCCAAACAGAGTCAGGGCACCAGACCATAGCCGTGCAAGGGATAAACGGCCAAAATCAAGTGGAGCTACCAACAAACACACTAAAGAACAGAATTACCTGACTAAAATCTGTGTTGTTGTATTCGCACTGTTCATGGTTTGCTATGGCCCTATTATTATACTGTCAGCTGTGTATGCTAAGGATGATTTCCCAGCTGATGCTTACACAGTTTGTACCATGATCTACTGGTTGGGTAGCTGTTTGCACCCATTGGTTTACGCAACGCTACAACCTCAAATGCAGAAGTCTGTGTTGCGTTTCTTGAGGTGCTGCCGCAAAACACACAGTGAGAACAAAGTTACTTCAGTTGCTGCTGATATGGCGTAATGAAAACATAAGGGAGTTAAGAATTTAAgaaatgttaaacttgcatcggggatcaaGAACATCACTTGGTTTCACCTCTACACATATGTCGTGTtagtatacttagtactttcacgagttctgtgaacaaaagtTCCACGCacattactcgagtgggatttgaacccactacCCCTGCCAATAGGATGAACGTGCTGTTCCTCAAATGAAAACAATGTTGCCTGTTCACCAGTGGGATATGTTGTACAACTTTACGACCCTGTCTCTTTGCGTGAACGAGGCTGGTAATAGTTAATTAAAAATTCAAGGGAAATTGTCAGTTCACGGAAAGCTAATCCTTGACAAATTACATAGGCTGCCAAATTAATGACTGGCTAATTAAATTGAAGGACGTCTTTACAATTCTGGTCAAAGATTTGATTGGTGATTGAAACCAGccagctgtgaaaatttagactcaattagTATTTAAAAGTGCAAGAGAGTAGCAAAGGGGAAACatcccttgttgcacaagtttgagtgctttcagatgccttaaaaagggcttcaggcctgaagtattttaaatatttaagtgaggatttacttctttccccaaaactacgtttctttagagggagccgttcctcacaatgtttcataagATCTccagctcgttaccaagtggaAGTGTTTATGCAAAACATTATgtgaagtaattaccaaaagtgtcgaGAATAGCTTTAATTACTGTTAAATGATTTGAAGCTTTCCCGAGTATGTTATCCCAGTGACGCAGTGAGATTGACTTGTATTGTATGAGATTGAAGCGGAAGCCAAGTGCTCTGTTTGTTTTGGTCTTTCTGTGTTATGCTCCTTTCTTCTAGGAATGTTTGTGTAATGTTTGTTATTCCTTatgtatacattgtacagtaaTTATTTGCACCCTGTGAAGTGGTCTGTTATTTGTGTACACCCGAGAGGGCAAACTGTCAATTACCCCTTACAATAATTAACGTACCCCACTTCATAACGCGcaacaactgggcccaatttcatagagctgcttaacacaaaaatatgcttagcatgaaatttctttcttgatataaacaggattgccaaccttccatttgttgcatattgcttgttactggtattcagatgttgtttgcttctcctgaaaatcacgtggaagtttggttggtactcctgtttttatcaaggcaaaaaatcCATGCTaggcaaattgttgtgcttagcagctctatgaaattgggccctgctttgTTATACCACTGTAAACTACTGAAGGCGAACTGTTGAGGGCAAACTGTATAGTAATTAATGATTTCTAAAGGGCGTTGTACCCGGTCAATGTATGAAAAGTATTCGCAGAAGAGGAAGTgaaagttttgttattttgaggcaATTTCCTTCACTGCGTTTGTAAATTATAAAATTCCCTCTTAGGTTttcatattttttcttttcttcttataCTACAACTGCAAGCAGTGATGCTAAACAAGTAGAAATCCTAAAGTTACAGCGAAAATAGTCGCAAAAGAGAAAATGAAaaccttgttattttgaggcaATTTCCTTCACTGCGTTTGTAAATTATAAAATTACCTCTTaggttttaatatttttgtcttttcttCTTATACTACAACTGCAAGTCGTACAGTGATGCTAAACAAGTAGAAATCCTAAAGTTACAGCAAAAATAGTCGCAAAAGAGAAAATGAAaaccttgttattttgaggcaATTTCCTTCACTGCGTTTGTAAATTATAAAATTACCTCTTaggttttaatatttttgtcttttcttCTTATACTACAACTGCAAGTCGTACAGTGATGCTAAAACAAGTAGAAATCCTAAAGTTACAGCAAAAATAGTCGCAAAAGAGAAAATGACaaccttgttattttgaggcaATTTCCTTCACTGCGTTTGTAAATTATAAAATTCCCTCTTAGGTTTTAATATTTTGTCTTTTCTTCTTATACTACAACTGCAAGTCGTACAGTGATGCTAAACAAGTAGAAATCCTAAAGTTACAGCAAAAATAGTCGCAAAAAGAGAAAATGGAaaccttgttattttgaggcaATTTCCTTCACTGCGTTTGTAAATTATAAAATTCCCTCTTAGGTTTTAATATTTTGTCTTTTCTTCTTATACTACAACTGCAAGTCGTACAGTGATGCTAAACAAGTAGAAATCCTAAAGTTACAGCAAAAATAGTCGCAAAAGAGAAAATGACaaccttgttattttgaggcaATTTCCTTCACTGCGTTTGTAAATTATAAAATTCCCTCTTAGGTTTTAATATTTTGTCTTTTCTTCTTATACTACAACTGCAAGTCGTACAGTGATGCTAAACAAGTAGAAATCCTAAAGTTACAGCAAAAATAGTCGCAAAAAGAGAAAATGAAaaccttgttattttgaggcaGTTGTACATTGGTAGATTATTAATTTTCCTCGTATGTTTTCCTTTACATCAACTGTTCGTCATGCAGAGGGGAAAATATAGAATTCATAAAGTGTTAAAAGTAAAGAGAGTCCTCTAAGGTCAAGTTGGTTattaatttcatatttctaaCAAAACATGCTGGTATTTTCTTGCTTTAATTTACAGTATCTTACtataaaaacatggtttatattTGGTTATGCGGTCAATGGGGTGAAGTAATCAAAATCCGGAAATTTAAGCTGTCAATAAGTCAGAAATGTCAATATTTCTTAAGGgtcagttattttgtttttaatcattaACCTGAAATAATATTcaagaaatgtttgttttataaaccTGGATATTCTTgtattaaattaataaaattcGAATGAACTGATATTTTGATTTCAATGTTGATAATGAGTTGTCAATGCCATTCATTCGCCATACTCccctaaaacaaacatttgaggCGTATACCTTTGTATTTAGGAGGagtagttgtttgtttgttgtgagtGTTTATGACTCTAATAGATTCTTAGAGTGCAAGGTTGcccaaaaaatataaaaaaaaataataatattccagatactgtgcaccttataaatgttatgttattattattattactgaatATTAAAGCTCAAACTATCACAATCATGTCAAGACGAAATCTTAACTGtcataaattatttaattaaatgaTCATCACTATTGCTTACTTAGCATTACGTGTTCACAGATGCTCCTTTTTAACCAGCAATTGTTGTAGTCAGCGTTCCCAactaaaaatttgatttgtttaaatattttactaCCAGTCCATTTCCGCACTTGACATCACAGTTCTTGCTACATTGCACAACTCACATCGGCTCATTACAACTTAACATTTTCAGTCGGTCAGTCGTTCAGGAAGGATGTTTTCAGACCAATTACAATTATTGTTACTAGGAAAATGCTGCTGGCTCGTTTTAATCTACTCTTGATTTATGTCTcaataatacattttaaattaatGCGCCATTACATAAATCATGCGATAATGGCTAGACATTTAATTATTTggttgagaaattacctcttcctcaaaaactacgttactttagaacgagccgtttcccacaatgttttatacttttaagagctctccattgttcgctAGCAAGTCATTTTGTCCTGCTAAATTTAtgttgattaattaccaatagcgtccagtgcctttaaggcaattACTTTCAGAGTCGTTCCAGGTCATTCGATTGGCATAATTTGGCTTTTTAATTTCTCCAACCCTTGACAGTAGAAACCATTATAAGCTATTAGTCTgtttccaccccccccccctttttcctGGTATTACAACAGACAACTAATTGCATGAGTTTCTACTGTATCGTCCAGCTCCCTCCCcagcccccacccccaccccccccaaaaaaaaagaaaaaaaaagaaaaaagatatGCAGACTTGCTCATAATACGATGTCTGCAACCACAATCTCGATTAATTAAAAGGCCGCGTCCAtgagaacaaaacaaatagCAATTTCCAGTCATATCCTGAACGAGAAATCACGCACTTGATCATTGTGTTTGGTTTTGAGTGGAGTGGGGTTGATTGCTCCTAAGATGCTTCGAGAAAGGTGTagaaagaaatataaaaaaaaaaccgaatccttcaaaataacaataaaaccgAAAACCAAAAGACCGCCCTCTATCTTTTTGTTCGTGAAAGTTTGTTTCAGATTTTAATCATCATAGTCTTTATTTCCAATGTGTTAGACATTCTTCACGGGTACTCTTTTTGTttctagtattttttttcttttgaaaaatttaatctttgattttattttttagttgtttgttttgagATTTCAACTTGTGTATTGCATCCTATTGTTTGCTTTAAGGTTCGTCTTTTTGATATAaatagtgttttttattttttattgctgttgcgtttttgtactttattgagtttgtcttttttttataaaatcttatctttgatttttttgtgttgtcttctagtttacaaattaattaattttggcCCTTTTGGCTGCCCGTAATATCCAGTGCCACGTCGTAGCGGCAATTCGTTACCTTGTGGGTGCTGAAGCGTGTGACCGAGAAGCCCCTGCTTAGTATGCCGCACAATCAGTGCACACAATTACTCTTGTTCTGCATATACCATTTGAGGCTTTAGCTCCAAACCCACATTTTGaggagattttcaaattgtacTTTATTTAAAGTAAGGTCCAAGTGTATTGGGTCTGTTGCTTGATATGGAACAAACTTTGAGACGAGGAGATCCAATGAAACAATGAAGACTAAACCTGCCGTCCGTTTTGCGTTGATTTACGCATTTTTTGTGGTTGTCGCACTGGGAACTTATTTGCTACCATCGCGTAAAGCAGATGGTAGGAGTTTGTCAATCACAACGCCAAGACCAACCAACAAACATACAACCACTGAGATAACCACAATGGAACCAGTCGTCAATCCTCATCTTTTTAAGTTTACAATACACAACCAAGCTGCCTGCTTCAACAGGAGCAACTCAAACGGAGAACTCTTCTTGGTTTTTCTAGTCAAATGTGCGCCGTTCGAGAAGTTGGACCGGCAGCAAATCCGGAAAACTTGGGGAGGTGTGAAGGAGGTGCTCGGTAGACGGGTCCTGACGATGTTTCTTCTGGGGGAGTCAACGGACCCCATCATTCGGAAACAAATTCAAGAGGAGGACAATACATTTCATGATCTTATCCAAGAAGACTTCATCGATGCTTACACAAATCTGACTTACAAGAACATGATGGGACTGAAATGGGTATCCATGTACTGCCCTCAAACCAGCTTTGTGGTGAGTGTAGATGCTGACATGATGATTAACATTGTTACACTTGTAAAACGTCTGTCTACAATGCCACAGACTAACTTTGCAGAAGGACATCTTCAGACTGATGTTCCCGTAGGCAGGTCCAAGAAAAGTAAGTGGTACATGCCAAAGAAGGAGTTCGCTGAGAATATATATCCACCTTATCTTCGAGGTGTTTGTTACTCTATGTCTCGAGATGCAGCTGTGCGAGCGTTCGAAATATCGAAGTATGTACCGTTCCTTTTTATCGACGATGTATTTGTTGGGATCTGTTTGACAAAAGCTGGTGTCATTCTGAGGTATTCGCAACTGTACGAGCAGAATAAGAGTATGAATGATCCTATGAAGAAAGGAGGCATTGGGGTTGAAGCGATGAAAAAAGGCATTGGTGTTGGGATACTCCATAACAAGGATCATCTCAACCAACCAGCGCTCAAACTGTGGCACAACATTGTTGGCTCACAAATTGCGGACATGTCAACACGATAATGATTGTTCTGCGACCATGTCGTGAACTTTGTCATCTGTCGTTTATATTAACGACCTGGACTCCTGGGACTGAGTCCTAAACTTTGTCATCTGtcgttaatatttacaacttgcagtaattttgtttgtagtGGTAAATCATTATGTTTTTGTGTTCTccattataacaataatatgtttttttttattttttatattgcgctctcttTAGGAACAGCCTGAAAATAttcgttcatttttttttatacataaaaaCAGATTAAGAAAAGTACACAGTAAAAATATAAGCAACAGAGAAATCTAAGCTTTACAGACAAAAGTGTATGGACACCATACAACTGTAAAAACCAAGCAAATAAGGAACGATTGGtcaattaaaaagttcacaatttaTACGTATTGTATGTTTTCAAATCTGTCgagttaaagaaaaaacactttgttgTCCAAATTGTAAGCACAGTAACCGTTTTACCTTTGTCCCCGTGAGAGgggttttaattttgttcaaacaaATTATGAGAGACAACAATATTGGAACTTGGTGATGCCGAAAAGCAACATATTGTATTGCTATTGCACTATACCATTTGAACCACTTGTTTACTGTAGTGTGGAGTCCAACACATCATTCTAGAATCcaactcaagttctgatggctgcTTGAGTCATCAgaacatagagtaaggacaccagaatgtgggttcgattccttgTCTTGACATTTTGGCAAGACAAATTACGATGTATAAAAGCTTTTCATCATCCAGGTGTAAATGGGTGCGGGAAGAGATTGATTCCATTCTCGCGCAGGAAATGTGTCGCAACATTCCTTGCTGAAATAAAAATATGCCACAGGgtttcattttaaattattGGAGATATTTTGTGAACGCTTTGGGgagaagaaaatataaaaaaaataataacctaAAACTTTAAGAGTTGAGAAACAGAAACAGAgaaacaacaaataattgttCGATAGCCTTAAAGACCTTTGTATAAACCGATTCAGACATCTTTATCAATCTGTTTTATTAATGTTTAATATTTAAGCAAACCTAAattcacttttttttgtttagccGTTTCAAAATGCTTCCCAACCATAACTACGTACAGTAAACgtatgcaaaataattattgttagcGGCCTCACCTATTGACTTTTACAAGAATAGGCTGAACGTGGGCTATAGGCACAAAACCAATCCTTACACATTCAGCGAAGCGTACTCTCCCATTGTAAGATAGAGTAGAATTCACCCTCTAGTCATTTCCATTAACATGTATATttcatggtcataaactacaacAAAATCCCTCACGTAAAACTCGATCAGGTTGGGACTATAATGGTCCCGGAATTTCGCGCGAGACTTGCTTAGTCTACACAGAATGTAGTGAAATATATATTACAAGCAAATGCAATCGTACaataacagaaaacaaaaactaaaaaccaaGACAAAAACACATGGTGGAGATGGAGGGCCCAGAAAAATCAGAGCTTGTCGATGGTTCGATAAACAATTTggcgaaaacaaacttttatccttgaACCGTATGCATGATTTATTAactcattcttctcacgtagcttAAGTGGGGTCCAAACGTGAGGCCGGCGAACAATGTATTGCAGTTGGAAGCGGTTTGATATCATCCATTTCTATtacctttaaaaataatatcagTAAATTAATAAGTTTGCTTGGTACATAAAACtaaattgaagaggatgcctgaattgacttaTACAGTCAGAGATGGACAACAGACTAATGTGTTGGACTCCACACTACAAATTTGAATAACAAATACAACACGACTGTGAAGCGAGCTCGCCAATATTAAACAACTTAAAAAACATACTTTTAGCCTTTATTAATCATTTGATATATACGTTTAATCACTCTTGAAATGAATGCAATAATTGAAGACTGAATCAATGCATCTGATGGCAatcaaagtaatgcaacaaggcatAACTCTGCATAAAACCTCAGTGTTGCGTGTCCCATAGGGTGTGTGCCTATTATTGGAGTTCAATTTGACAGAGCGCTACATGCGCGAAAGTCACAAGGTCAAACTACAAGCTATAAACATTTCAGTTGAAAACATACTGGGGAAGAAGAGAAAAGCGAAAGGGCGAAACATGAAAAGCACTCTAGAGATTAATAAAGTTGCACAAAAATAATACCAAAGTGGGTCATGTTACAAACATTCTTGttaaagttgtgtgttttcaataAATCAATTATCGGCCTCTGAAATATGGTGTGAAAGGGCGACGCAACTGTCTACATAGGTCAATATAGTTGACTAAGCTGTTAGTTACCTATGATGGGGGATCATTTTAATCCTGTATACTATAGTTCTGTTTACGTTTAATTTAGGTATGATGAAACTCCATCTTCCCATTGTGTGTCCTCCTTCTATATTTAGGTCATCCCTTCCGTCTTCCTTTGTGTGTCCTCAAAATTTTAATCCCTTCTCCTTCTGTCTTCCTTTGTGTGACCCCAACATTTTAATCCCTTCTCCTTCCGTCTTCCTTTGTGTGTCCCCAACATTTTAACCCCTTTCCTTTGTGTGTCCCCAAAATTTTAATCCCTTTCCTTTGTGTGTCCCCAAAATTTTAATCCGTTTTCCAAATAATATTTTCCTTTGTGTGTCCCCATCAGACGCATCCTTCTACTTTGgcaatcactcaaaataattatcagcataaaacctcacttggtaacgagtaatggggagaggttgatggtataaaacattgtgagaaacggctccctctgaagtaacatagttttcgagaaagaagtaattttctacgaatttgatttcgagacctcaagtttagaatttgaggtctcgaactcaagcatctgaaagcacacaacttcgtgtgacaagatttttctttcttcaatagttatctcgcaactccgacgaccaatcgagctcaaatttatgttggttacaccaagtgagaagactggtctttgacaattaccaatagtgtcaagtgtctttacgacagaaaaaaaaacgaacaacaCTCCCTAGACAAAGGTGACCAGACAATGTGTATACACTTATACTAGGTTTAACAAAGCAGTACCACTATTGGAAATATTGATTAGGTAAACGAGGAACAATGCTGCTGTAAAAGGTCAGTCTTGCACTTGATACTTTTTACAGCATTTCCTCATTATTGTGTTATAACAACACATCTCTTTTATGTTAAAACACTTACTATACGCTTGTGTATACAATTTACGCCACCTTTGCGTACATGCTTAtgtgacagcgccctcttgtgatgtGAACAGTGAACAGCGAAGAGCAAGTTCAGAACTAGCGTAaatgtctgacgtcattcttcgaggctcgtgaataaagacaggggcccagtctagttCAGAACAGAATCATAGGGAAACATAAAAGTACCTTTAATTGTTGATTATTAAAGTGCACATCTATCCCATCCCAGGCAAACAACTCAATGAGAACACATCTAAGAATGATGACAGATCAGAAGGAATGAACTACAAAGCATTGCAGGACAAGAAGCTCACTGTGACGGAAGTTACTTCAGCACAAAGCCTTGAAGAAGTTACGCTACCCCTCTTCCAGATCCTGTTTCTTGTCCTTCGTTCTTTCTTCTTATCTGGTTCTCGATGCTTCAACTTaatatgtttttctttcttgtgaCTCTCAACCCGGACTTGGTTCAACTGACAAACAATGATCAGGCTTTGGGTAAATTTGGGTTGATAATAGTTATGCAGTTTAGATAGTAGTCGTACTCCAGCCTTAACAGTTTCACCGACCTAAGCTTATCTACCATTTCCACAATGTCGTTTAATCTTTAACAAGTGTAATGACTAAGGATAATTAAGTACCATATTTTATGTATTGAGGCTACTTTCCAGTACAGACCCAGTGTAGCTCTACTTTCAAGCTTCCATTGTGAGTTTCCATCCAAGGTCGTCCAGTGTATATCTGTATGtaaccacaagagggcggtacACCTCTCACAATCACGACATTCAAATACATGCATGAGTCATAATGATTCAATAATAATGACTTTGTTTCTGGGTTGTTTTATATTGGACCGGACAATGGGTCACTATAGGACAGTTTTAGCCCTCTACAAGGTCATGGGTTAATTCATGTGCCCCTATGTGGACTTCTACTGGGTAAAAACAGAACTAAGAAGAGAACGGCAAGTAGGTTGCGCTCCAAATAATCacatgcccttttcgaaacaacgGCTTCGGCTTTAGATTTGACTTAGTGCTCGGTTTTCTGTTCTGCAGCCCCGAGAGCGTATACGCAAAGcgcaaaagttgtgtgctttagatccttaaattattttagtgagaaatatctctttctcgaaaactacgttacttcatgggagccgtttctcatcaTATTTTATACcttcaacagctttccattactcgttaccaagtaaggtttcatgctaacaattagtttgagtaacttacaccaatagtgtccagtgcctttaaggcggTAAAAAGAAGATAAATTAAAGATACATGTTTTATGTTCTTAAATAGTTTGCTCAGACAAAAGGTCCCAAAtgattataaattaataaatattacTCTTTTAACAATCGCACGAAATACTTCAGAAAAACACATACTGAtgactttaaaaacacaaacatggtCTGCTGCGTATGAGACTATGTTGTTatacaacacacacaaaaaaaacacgtgCGAATGGCAATGGGTCAGTATTTGGCTGGCTACCCAAAACACAAGTTTATAGTTTTATTGAAAGGATTGAAATATACCGTCCCCGTAACTACACTGCGCTTAACAAtattaccgacttgatttcaagacgaGTGGATGGCAAAACCCTATTGTGCTCATATCCTTCTGTAGAccaatgataaaacaaaaaaggaaaaatgaCTCCATAAAAAAATGCTAATAATGCAGAAAAGAAAATCCCTTTATCAGCTTTGTGATATTATTTGCATGATGGTCTATGAATATAATAGTCGTGTGCTTGGCAATGGGTCTAAACGGATATGCTACACCTACATGGTCCTTTCCTTTTCCTGTTTATTTTGGTCCATCCTATCTTATCTTATTCCTGAATCAACGAATAACAACTTATCC
This genomic interval carries:
- the LOC139947102 gene encoding beta-1,3-galactosyltransferase 1-like yields the protein MKTKPAVRFALIYAFFVVVALGTYLLPSRKADGRSLSITTPRPTNKHTTTEITTMEPVVNPHLFKFTIHNQAACFNRSNSNGELFLVFLVKCAPFEKLDRQQIRKTWGGVKEVLGRRVLTMFLLGESTDPIIRKQIQEEDNTFHDLIQEDFIDAYTNLTYKNMMGLKWVSMYCPQTSFVVSVDADMMINIVTLVKRLSTMPQTNFAEGHLQTDVPVGRSKKSKWYMPKKEFAENIYPPYLRGVCYSMSRDAAVRAFEISKYVPFLFIDDVFVGICLTKAGVILRYSQLYEQNKSMNDPMKKGGIGVEAMKKGIGVGILHNKDHLNQPALKLWHNIVGSQIADMSTR